One window of the Onychostoma macrolepis isolate SWU-2019 chromosome 21, ASM1243209v1, whole genome shotgun sequence genome contains the following:
- the fgfr4 gene encoding fibroblast growth factor receptor 4: MLSIFKVLISIYLTELVFSRSIISGEVRAKDIRVSRPILIPGFPENATVLVGGHVKLVCKLHQPASTRLQWFKKDSNRLGPDGSPILTALTPLLENLSKVNILPLVNVTVEDAGEYVCKAENSVGQITRSAWVEVLSEVSEEPTEETSEHLLLELGDVLKLRCDTNHPGTIQWFKGGVRVQHNARIQIRAAVMDIADVTFEDSGVYVCMLRGTKEALRNFTITVTDAVGSGDDDEDNGLDDAGPETENDQVYLSRAPYWTHTQRMEKKLYAVPAGNTVKFRCPATGSPLPTIRWLKNGREFRGEHRIGGIKLRHQHWSLVMESVVPSDRGNYSCLVENKYGSIAHTYLLDVLERSPHRPILQAGLPKNTTAVVGGDAQFLCKVYSDAQPHIQWLKHIEMNGSRYGPDGIPYVKIVKTGSLNMSEVEVLYLTNITMEDAGEYTCLAGNSIGFSHQSAWLTVLSEEDVAKEMDLMEAKYTDIIIYASGFLALVMAIVIVVLCRMQVHPSREPFDTLPVQKLSKFPLRRQYSVESNSSGKSSASLMRVARLSSSCSPMLAGVMEFELPYDPDWEFPRENLTLGKPLGEGCFGQVVRAEAYGINKENQDQVTTVAVKMLKDDATDKDLADLISEMELMKVMDKHKNIINLLGVCTQDGPLYVLVEYASKGSLREYLRARRPPGMDYTFDVTKVPEEQLTFKDLVSCAYQVARGMEYLASKRCIHRDLAARNVLVTEDNVMKIADFGLARGVHQIDYYKKTTNGRLPVKWMAPEALFDRVYTHQSDVWSFGVLMWEIFTLGGSPYPGIPVEELFKLLKEGHRMDKPSNCTHELYMKMRECWHAVPTQRPTFKQLVEELDRVLVSISDEYLDLSTPFEQYSPSCEDTSSSCSSDNDSVFTHDAMSTDPCLIGYHDVRMDLKTTMR, translated from the exons ATGTTGAGCATCTTTAAGGTTCTCATTAGCATCTATTTAACGGAACTGGTGTTTTCAAGAAGCATAATATCCGGGGAAGTCCGGGCAAAAG ATATCCGAGTTTCACGACCAATTCTTATTCCTGGATTTCCTGAGAATGCTACTGTGTTGGTTGGAGGACATGTGAAATTGGTGTGTAAACTCCACCAGCCAGCCTCAACACGTCTCCAGTGGTTCAAGAAGGACAGCAATCGCCTGGGGCCTGATGGATCACCAATTCTTACAGCGCTTACG CCTCTTCTTGAGAACCTCTCCAAAGTCAACATTCTTCCTTTAGTGAATGTCACCGTGGAAGATGCTGGGGAGTATGTATGCAAAGCGGAAAACTCAGTTGGTCAAATCACTCGCTCTGCCTGGGTGGAAGTCTTATCAG AAGTTTCTGAGGAGCCAACTGAGGAAACATCAGAGCATCTACTCCTAGAGCTTGGAGATGTACTAAAACTCCGTTGTGATACAAACCATCCTGGAACTATCCAGTGGTTCAAGGGTGGTGTACGGGTGCAACACAATGCTCGTATCCAGATAAGGGCAGCAGTCATGGATATTGCTGATGTCACCTTTGAAGATTCaggagtgtatgtgtgtatgctaCGTGGCACCAAAGAGGCTCTACGCAATTTCACTATCACAGTGACAG ATGCTGTGGGATCAGGAGATGACGATGAGGACAATGGTCTTGACGATGCTGGTCCTGAGACCGAAAATGACCAGGTCTACCTCTCCAGAG CACCATACTGGACTCACACTCAAAGGATGGAGAAGAAGCTCTACGCAGTCCCAGCTGGAAACACTGTCAAATTCCGCTGCCCTGCCACAGGGAGCCCTCTTCCCACTATTCGCTGGCTAAAGAATGGCAGAGAATTCAGAGGAGAGCACCGGATTGGAGGCATCAAG CTAcggcatcagcactggagcCTGGTCATGGAAAGTGTGGTTCCCTCAGACCGTGGGAACTACAGTTGTTTGGTGGAGAACAAATATGGGTCCATCGCTCACACCTACCTCTTGGACGTGTTGG aaCGCTCTCCACACAGGCCAATCCTTCAAGCTGGTTTACCCAAAAACACTACAGCTGTAGTGGGTGGAGATGCCCAGTTCTTGTGTAAAGTCTACAGTGATGCCCAGCCTCACATCCAGTGGCTAAAACACATAGAGATGAATGGCAGCCGTTATGGGCCTGATGGCATTCCTTACGTAAAGATTGTGAAG ACAGGAAGCTTGAACATGTCTGAAGTTGAAGTCTTGTATCTTACCAATATCACAATGGAGGATGCAGGAGAATACACCTGCTTGGCAGGAAACTCTATTGGTTTCTCTCATCAGTCTGCTTGGCTTACGGTCTTATCAG AGGAGGATGTGGCCAAGGAGATGGACCTTATGGAAGCCAAGTACACTGACATCATCATCTATGCCTCTGGTTTCCTGGCTCTGGTAATGGCCATTGTTATAGTGGTCCTCTGCCGTATGCAGGTTCATCCCAGTCGGGAGCCTTTTGATACTCTCCCAGTGCAGAAACTCTCCAAATTTCCTCTACGCAGACAG TATTCAGTGGAGTCCAATTCTTCTGGAAAATCAAGTGCGTCATTGATGCGGGTGGCTCGTCTTTCCTCCAGTTGTTCCCCAATGCTGGCTGGAGTTATGGAGTTTGAACTGCCTTATGACCCTGACTGGGAGTTTCCAAGAGAGAA TTTGACTTTAGGTAAACCACTTGGAGAGGGCTGCTTTGGTCAAGTGGTGAGAGCGGAGGCTTATGGGATAAACAAAGAGAATCAAGATCAAGTAACAACTGTAGCTGTTAAAATGCTAAAAG ACGATGCAACTGACAAAGACCTGGCAGACCTCATCTCTGAGATGGAGCTAATGAAGGTGATGGACAAGCACAAGAACATCATAAATCTTCTTGGTGTTTGCACACAGGATG GTCCATTGTACGTGCTGGTTGAATACGCATCTAAGGGTAGCCTACGGGAATATCTCAGAGCACGTCGACCTCCTGGCATGGACTACACCTTTGATGTGACCAAGGTTCCTGAAGAACAGCTCACCTTTAAAGACCTAGTTTCCTGTGCCTACCAAGTTGCAAGAGGCATGGAGTACCTGGCCTCCAAAAGA TGCATTCACAGAGATTTAGCAGCAAGGAATGTTCTTGTGACAGAGGACAATGTGATGAAAATTGCAGATTTTGGTTTGGCAAGAGGAGTGCATCAGATTGACTACTACAAAAAAACCACTAAT GGACGTCTGCCAGTGAAATGGATGGCACCAGAAGCCTTGTTTGACAGAGTCTACACACACCAGAGCGACGT TTGGTCTTTTGGAGTTTTGATGTGGGAGATTTTCACATTGGGAGGATCACCATACCCTGGGATACCAGTAGAGGAGCTTTTTAAGCTGCTGAAGGAAGGTCATCGAATGGACAAACCTTCCAACTGCACCCATGAACT CTACATGAAGATGAGAGAGTGCTGGCATGCGGTACCAACACAAAGACCAACATTCAAACAGCTTGTAGAAGAACTTGATAGGGTGCTGGTGTCCATTTCCGATGAG tacCTGGACCTGTCCACCCCTTTCGAACAGTATTCCCCATCTTGTGAGGACACCTCCAGCTCTTGCTCTTCAGACAATGATTCAGTGTTTACCCATGATGCTATGTCAACTGACCCATGCCTTATTGGCTACCACGATGTGCGGATGGACCTGAAGACGACAATGCGATAG